Within Chlamydia pneumoniae TW-183, the genomic segment ACTACACTATGAACCATTTCATGATACACAAGATATTCCATAAAAAATCTTGGGATTTCCTGCCGATCTAAAGAACGATGAATTCGAATTAACTGTTCATTTTCATGAAACAATCCCAAGACAACACTCTTGCCTTTTCTGGTAGCTTTCCTTCCGAACCAACCAATCTGTAAACGCAGTGCACCTTGAAATAACTGCGCATTCAATTCCTCATAGATCTCCTGCAAATCATAGATCTTTCCCGGACAGTAGTCTACTGGGAATGAAGGACGAGCAAGAACCCTGTGCGAAGATAGGAACGTCTTTTTACGACATGGGAAGCGAAATACCCTATAGAGATACTTGCTCAGATAACGTTGGAAATTATGAAGTACTGTTTCAACCATAACGATAGGATGTCTAAAACCTCTTTCTGCGCTCTATAGATCCTTTTCCATAGTAGTTTTAGCAAGATAGCCGATTTCATCTTTATAAAAACGGTTTTGCCTTCCTACTTCGACAAATCCAAAACGTTGGTAGAGATGCAGAGCAGGATTGCCCTCATAGACTTCAAGATAGAGGACCTCAAGCTTAAATCGCGTCTTCGCCAAATGAATAAGATTGTTTAGCAAGGCGGTCCCTATGCCTTTATTACGAAACTCTTCTCCAACAATAATGGAAATCAGCGCATGATGGGAAACCTTAACATAAGGGTTAAGAACCAAAGTTGCCACTCCAGCAACATTCCCATTGTACACAGCTGTTAAGCTAGAATGATAACGATAGAATCCTACCCAGAAATTTACAGTCTCACGAATTTCTGCCTCCGTTTGGATGGGAAATCCACGTAAAATTTTAGGATCATTCAGCCATTTTAGCATATACGTTGCATCGCTAGGAAGAGTGTACCGTATTTCTAATCCTAGAATTCCTGTATTTTGCTTTTCTGCTGTCATGAAACTTCTCCAAACTCTGCCAAATATGCTTTAATAAATTCATCCAATAGCTCGCCGTCGAGCATCGCTTGGACATTTCCTGTTTCATGTCCCGTACGTACATCTTTAACAAGAGTATAGGGCTGAAATACGTAGTTGCGAATTTGAGATCCCCAAGCAATTTCCTTTTTATCTTTGCGATCAAGAGATTGCTTCTCTAAACGTTCTTGTAAAACCTGCTGATACAACTTTGCTTGTAGCATTTTCATACAGCTCTCACGATTCTGTATCTGACTACGTTCATTTTGACATGAAACAACGACTCCAGAAGGTAGGTGCGTGATCCTGACTGCGGATTCCGTAACGTTGACGTGTTGTCCTCCTGCTCCCGAAGAACGAAACGTATCTATACGTAAATCATTAGGTCGTATCTCAATCTTAATCTGATCATCAATCTCAGGGAAGACGTCTACAGAAGCAAAGCTAGTGTGACGTTTCCCATTACTATCGAAAGGTGAGATACGCACCAAACGATGTACTCCTCGCTCTGCCTTGGCATACCCATAAGCATACATTCCTGAAAACTTTACAGTAACATGCTTAATTCCAACAACTTCACCATCTAAGCGATCGACAACCTCTAAGGCCCATTGATGTTTCGTCGCCCATCGGGAATACATACGAAACAGCATCTCTACCCAATCACACGACTCCGTCCCACCTGCCCCAGCATTGATCGTAAGGAAACAAGAGTTCTTGTCTGCCTCTCCGGAAAGCAACCGTTGCGTCTCCCAAACAGCAAGTTTCTTCTCACAAAAGAGAAATTCTTTCTCTAAGTCTTCACAAATCGCAGGGTCTTCAAGAGCATCGGCATCCTCGAGGAAAAACTCTATAGCATCTATTTTGCTTTTTAATTCCTGATACTCTTGGATTTGTCGTCTCAGACTTACAATCTGTTCAGAAATTTTTCCAGCATGAACACTGTCTTGCCAAAAATTTTCTTCGGAACTTTCTTCTTCTAAAACTTGAAGTTCTTTTTGTTTTTTATCGAGGTCAAAGAGACCTCGCAGCTAAAGATATTTCCGTGCGAAGTGCTTCCAAACGCTTGTCTAAATTTTCCTGCATTACTCTTACCAACCTACGATTCCAATCAAGATTCTAGAAAACAAAAGCCAATAAAGTCAATTAGAGCAAGGACTTCCTAGAGCTTCTATGACTTAAACAAAAACCAAGACTTTTTCTTCTTTTTGGAGAGAAAGTTCTTTGTTATATCTTTTCTAAAGACTCCCCTTGACGCTTTCTAAATAGAAAAGGTAAAGAGAATTCCACTTTTTTGTTTTGACGAGAAACCTCTCTGAGAGATAAAAAAGTTGGGATGAAGAGCTCAGGTCTCTTCTTACCACCTTTACTAGGAGTCACCAATGAGTCAAAAAAATAAAAACTCTGCTTTTATGCATCCCGTGAATATTTCCACAGATTTAGCAGTTATAGTTGGCAAGGGACCTATGCCCAGAACCGAAATTGTAAAGAAAGTTTGGGAATACATTAAAAAACACAACTGTCAGGATCAAAAAAATAAACGTAATATCCTTCCCGATGCGAATCTTGCCAAAGTCTTTGGCTCTAGTGATCCTATCGACATGTTCCAAATGACCAAAGCCCTTTCCAAACATATTGTAAAATAAGGAATTTGTTCGCTGTTGACTTAGGCTTAAGAAAGCATGAGCTCTCATTCTGATATGTTAAGTACCCTGCCCTTTAGGGCGGGGATATAAAGTGATCTTTAATTTAAAATGGAGTTTTTTCTATTAAGAAAAGAGGAATACTTCAAAAGCTTAGTATCACCTATAATAGGAAAATTCTTGGGCCCCATAAATAGTCTCAAGTTTCTCGTTTTTAAAGACCGGAAATTAGACAACAAATAGTTTTATAGTGCTTATCTCTATTTCTTTAGCCACCCTTCCTATTCTTGCCTTTTCTTGGGCTTCCTTCATTGAACCGAATTGGTTAAGAACAACTGCTATTCCATGGAGGCTTCCAAAAAAACATGCGCATTTGCATGGTCTTCGCATCGCTCAGATTTCGGATCTCCATTTCCATAAGAGAGTTCCTGAGAAATTTCTTAATAAAGTTTCCAAATCAATAAAAAATTTCTCTCCCGATCTTATTGTATTTTGTGGTGACCTCCTTTGCCGTGCTCGACTTG encodes:
- a CDS encoding SprT-like domain-containing protein; this encodes MVETVLHNFQRYLSKYLYRVFRFPCRKKTFLSSHRVLARPSFPVDYCPGKIYDLQEIYEELNAQLFQGALRLQIGWFGRKATRKGKSVVLGLFHENEQLIRIHRSLDRQEIPRFFMEYLVYHEMVHSVVPREYSLSGRSIFHGKKFKEYEQRFPLYDRAVAWEKANAYLLRGYKKRVGGGYGRA
- a CDS encoding SWIB complex protein, whose translation is MSQKNKNSAFMHPVNISTDLAVIVGKGPMPRTEIVKKVWEYIKKHNCQDQKNKRNILPDANLAKVFGSSDPIDMFQMTKALSKHIVK
- the prfB gene encoding peptide chain release factor 2 (programmed frameshift), with the protein product MQENLDKRLEALRTEISLAARSLFDLDKKQKELQVLEEESSEENFWQDSVHAGKISEQIVSLRRQIQEYQELKSKIDAIEFFLEDADALEDPAICEDLEKEFLFCEKKLAVWETQRLLSGEADKNSCFLTINAGAGGTESCDWVEMLFRMYSRWATKHQWALEVVDRLDGEVVGIKHVTVKFSGMYAYGYAKAERGVHRLVRISPFDSNGKRHTSFASVDVFPEIDDQIKIEIRPNDLRIDTFRSSGAGGQHVNVTESAVRITHLPSGVVVSCQNERSQIQNRESCMKMLQAKLYQQVLQERLEKQSLDRKDKKEIAWGSQIRNYVFQPYTLVKDVRTGHETGNVQAMLDGELLDEFIKAYLAEFGEVS
- a CDS encoding GNAT family N-acetyltransferase translates to MTAEKQNTGILGLEIRYTLPSDATYMLKWLNDPKILRGFPIQTEAEIRETVNFWVGFYRYHSSLTAVYNGNVAGVATLVLNPYVKVSHHALISIIVGEEFRNKGIGTALLNNLIHLAKTRFKLEVLYLEVYEGNPALHLYQRFGFVEVGRQNRFYKDEIGYLAKTTMEKDL